Proteins encoded within one genomic window of Nitrospina gracilis 3/211:
- a CDS encoding tetratricopeptide repeat protein produces MNSEEEKNPDELEEEGAQGGDVPEGEDDLSSNFRVREDDPYERAQKEGGEEAEFDLESQIEEFRAQIEEEPDNCIHHYNLAEALEELGQHKEAREEYELALELDKEKDFHSIIHFGLANMQFQMLLSGIQSVVVKSSIGLHSAHKAGDSITQVNDDDYKDPIYNFEKSMEFLPQLKADEDLVDYISKEAPSQLANLYYKWASDLIDKSRQIDLYGEEIQDVEKALKLLKKSMDIDPNHAQAKMMVTYAKKMLAEGWKTYDEYGFEAKTIEGRG; encoded by the coding sequence ATGAATTCCGAAGAAGAAAAGAATCCGGACGAATTGGAAGAAGAGGGTGCCCAGGGCGGGGATGTGCCGGAGGGGGAGGATGACCTGAGCAGTAACTTCCGGGTGCGGGAAGACGACCCTTACGAGCGAGCTCAGAAAGAGGGGGGTGAAGAAGCCGAGTTCGATCTGGAATCGCAGATCGAGGAGTTTCGTGCCCAGATTGAGGAAGAGCCCGACAACTGCATCCACCACTACAATCTGGCTGAAGCTCTGGAGGAACTGGGTCAGCACAAGGAGGCGCGCGAGGAATACGAACTGGCGCTGGAACTGGACAAGGAAAAGGATTTCCACTCGATCATCCATTTCGGCCTGGCCAACATGCAGTTTCAGATGTTGTTGTCCGGAATCCAGTCGGTGGTGGTGAAAAGCTCTATCGGCCTGCACTCGGCGCACAAGGCTGGCGACTCCATCACCCAGGTCAACGACGACGATTATAAGGACCCGATCTACAATTTTGAAAAGTCCATGGAGTTTCTGCCGCAGTTGAAAGCGGACGAAGACCTGGTGGATTACATCTCGAAAGAAGCGCCCTCCCAGCTGGCCAATCTTTATTACAAGTGGGCGTCCGACCTGATCGACAAAAGCCGGCAGATCGACCTGTACGGCGAGGAGATTCAGGATGTGGAAAAAGCCCTCAAGCTTTTGAAAAAATCGATGGATATCGACCCCAATCACGCCCAGGCCAAGATGATGGTCACCTACGCCAAAAAGATGCTGGCCGAGGGGTGGAAGACCTATGATGAATACGGGTTCGAGGCTAAGACCATCGAAGGCCGGGGTTGA
- a CDS encoding Lcl C-terminal domain-containing protein, with amino-acid sequence MAKRFKDNGDGTVIDTETNLMWKQTDAFQDESQFHDWFQAETYIRKLNDGKFAGFRDWRMPTHQEAESIFTEDTSIRDRDRFELFIDPAFSPGGAYSTWTSTLKPHNGAVIFYYRYGHANVNNRDDPCKDSVRAVRNITDNDKK; translated from the coding sequence ATGGCCAAGCGCTTTAAGGACAACGGTGACGGTACCGTCATCGATACCGAAACGAATCTGATGTGGAAACAAACCGATGCCTTTCAGGACGAAAGCCAGTTTCACGACTGGTTTCAGGCTGAAACTTACATCCGGAAACTCAACGACGGCAAGTTTGCAGGCTTTCGCGACTGGCGCATGCCGACCCATCAGGAAGCGGAAAGTATTTTCACCGAGGACACCTCCATTCGCGACCGCGACCGGTTTGAATTGTTCATCGATCCCGCATTTTCACCGGGGGGTGCCTACTCCACGTGGACTTCCACGCTCAAACCGCACAACGGTGCGGTGATTTTTTATTACCGGTACGGCCACGCCAACGTCAACAATCGGGACGATCCCTGCAAGGATTCCGTTCGCGCCGTACGAAACATTACCGATAACGATAAGAAGTGA
- a CDS encoding Lcl C-terminal domain-containing protein, with translation MKVGSIMSDWKEQFKENNNTISQLDEDLVWAKKDSRQELGKWLNWDEAVAYRDACNEQNYLGFNDWRIPTKSELRNLLKNTDAYWELFMNLPSKKKRNVSNYQAGGEWSFWTSDTRYDTYAWKCYFPSCKEVCVDQQVSTTGTSVRLVRDE, from the coding sequence TTGAAAGTTGGCTCGATCATGTCGGATTGGAAGGAACAGTTTAAGGAAAACAACAACACGATTTCTCAATTGGATGAAGACCTGGTCTGGGCGAAGAAAGACTCCCGCCAGGAGTTGGGCAAATGGCTCAACTGGGATGAAGCGGTTGCCTACCGGGATGCCTGCAACGAGCAGAATTACCTGGGTTTCAACGATTGGCGGATCCCGACCAAAAGCGAGTTGCGCAATCTCCTCAAGAACACGGACGCCTACTGGGAACTCTTCATGAATTTGCCCTCCAAGAAAAAAAGGAACGTGTCCAATTACCAGGCGGGAGGAGAATGGAGTTTCTGGACCTCGGACACGCGTTACGACACCTATGCATGGAAGTGTTATTTCCCCTCCTGTAAGGAGGTGTGTGTGGACCAGCAGGTATCCACCACAGGAACTTCGGTTCGCCTGGTCCGTGATGAATGA
- a CDS encoding pyridoxal-phosphate-dependent aminotransferase family protein, which translates to MNKTYLLAPGPTPVPEKVNLEMAAPMIHHRTPQFSKIFGEAAEDAKYLFQTKQDVMILASTGTGGMEACITNLFSPGDKVLVINGGKFGERWGKISQTYGLEPVWINVEWGQAVKVADVKAELDKNPDIRGVLVQASETSTTVSHPIEEISKLTRQRDDLLLVVDGITAVGVYPLPMDEWGIDAVITGSQKALQLPPGLALVSLSEKAWKQAEKAKCPHFYFDLAKERKNLADKTTAYTPAVSLVIGLREVLKNIKEEGLENVHKRHNRLARATRAAVKALGMQPVAPDSPADSATGMFIPEGVDGGKLVKSLRDEFGVTLAGGQDKWKGKVVRIAHLGYVDTFDTVVAIAALEMALNKFGANVQMGKGVAAAQEILLEAYCK; encoded by the coding sequence ATGAATAAGACGTATTTGCTCGCACCCGGACCGACCCCAGTTCCGGAAAAAGTGAATCTGGAAATGGCGGCACCGATGATCCACCATCGCACTCCGCAGTTCAGCAAAATCTTCGGGGAAGCGGCGGAAGACGCCAAGTACCTGTTTCAAACCAAACAGGATGTCATGATCCTGGCCTCCACCGGCACCGGCGGCATGGAAGCCTGCATCACCAACCTGTTCTCCCCGGGGGACAAGGTGCTGGTGATCAACGGCGGTAAATTCGGCGAACGCTGGGGCAAGATTTCCCAGACCTACGGACTGGAACCGGTCTGGATTAACGTGGAGTGGGGTCAGGCGGTTAAAGTAGCGGATGTGAAGGCCGAGCTGGACAAGAATCCGGATATCCGGGGCGTGCTGGTGCAGGCCAGTGAAACCTCCACCACCGTCTCTCATCCGATCGAGGAAATTTCCAAACTCACCCGCCAGCGCGACGACCTTTTGCTGGTGGTGGACGGCATCACCGCCGTCGGCGTGTATCCCCTGCCGATGGACGAGTGGGGCATCGACGCGGTGATCACGGGTTCACAAAAAGCTCTCCAACTGCCTCCCGGGCTCGCCCTGGTTTCTCTCAGCGAAAAAGCCTGGAAGCAGGCGGAAAAGGCCAAGTGCCCGCATTTCTACTTCGATCTGGCCAAGGAACGCAAGAACCTCGCCGACAAAACCACCGCCTACACACCCGCAGTGTCGCTGGTCATCGGGCTCCGCGAAGTGCTGAAAAACATCAAGGAGGAAGGCTTGGAGAACGTGCACAAGCGGCACAACCGCTTGGCCCGAGCCACCCGCGCCGCGGTGAAGGCGCTCGGCATGCAGCCGGTCGCACCGGACTCCCCGGCGGACAGCGCCACCGGCATGTTCATTCCGGAGGGAGTGGACGGCGGCAAGCTGGTTAAAAGCCTGCGCGATGAGTTTGGCGTCACCCTCGCAGGCGGTCAGGACAAATGGAAAGGCAAGGTCGTCCGCATTGCCCACCTGGGTTACGTCGACACCTTCGACACCGTTGTGGCGATCGCCGCCCTCGAGATGGCGCTCAATAAATTCGGCGCCAACGTGCAAATGGGCAAAGGCGTGGCCGCCGCGCAGGAAATCCTGCTGGAAGCTTACTGTAAATAA
- a CDS encoding YecA family protein, producing MGLNDKENDANRFSFIVHFNKTTALLPNHPALTEKQKKILEEFKGELTDEMILHFKQRYMEAKAYGEKNPMSYLVFEPGQYVNYMELFPRSSKLLDFSYKDQKHFAEDSYELDPRNDNKSVRLTFFKFEEGQQDKVPPLFNYTYYFNETLREEEDGKLDPKNAALLLGFHQFIPNLHEILKDRYKEAKKIGEDLMKTTPDVKLESHKPQRNELCPCGSGKKYKKCCALKVN from the coding sequence GTGGGTCTGAACGACAAGGAGAACGATGCCAACCGGTTTTCCTTCATCGTGCATTTCAATAAAACCACGGCGCTGTTGCCCAATCATCCCGCTCTCACGGAAAAACAGAAAAAAATTCTGGAAGAATTCAAGGGAGAGCTGACGGATGAAATGATCCTTCATTTCAAACAGCGTTATATGGAAGCAAAAGCTTACGGGGAAAAGAATCCCATGTCCTATCTGGTGTTCGAACCCGGGCAGTATGTCAATTACATGGAGCTGTTTCCTCGTTCAAGCAAACTTCTGGATTTTTCATACAAGGACCAGAAACATTTCGCCGAGGACTCATACGAACTCGATCCGAGAAACGATAACAAAAGCGTCCGTTTGACGTTTTTCAAGTTCGAGGAGGGCCAGCAGGACAAGGTGCCGCCGCTTTTCAACTACACGTACTATTTCAATGAAACCCTCCGTGAGGAGGAAGACGGAAAGCTGGACCCCAAGAATGCCGCTCTGTTGTTGGGTTTTCATCAGTTCATTCCCAATCTCCACGAAATTCTGAAGGACCGGTACAAGGAAGCGAAGAAGATCGGTGAGGATTTGATGAAAACAACGCCGGACGTCAAACTGGAAAGTCACAAACCCCAGCGCAACGAACTGTGCCCGTGCGGATCCGGTAAAAAATACAAGAAATGCTGTGCTCTCAAAGTGAATTGA
- a CDS encoding RDD family protein, whose product MKPAGFRRRYIALLLDITVLEILGLLLSRTFLNQAGMDMGSMLIKVAMGRVHEGNTLPLLIVGGFLQMILVCAYFVVFTGVSGQTPGKKLMKIQVRMENGQPANLRAAAIRSIPGYLLSTVTLGLGFLLALTDPRQQALHDRIAETRVFIV is encoded by the coding sequence ATGAAGCCAGCCGGTTTCCGCCGGCGTTACATCGCATTACTGCTGGATATCACCGTTTTGGAAATTCTAGGTTTATTGCTGAGCCGGACCTTTCTCAATCAGGCTGGAATGGATATGGGGTCCATGCTCATAAAAGTGGCAATGGGCCGGGTCCACGAGGGGAACACGTTACCGCTGCTGATCGTCGGTGGTTTCCTGCAAATGATTTTGGTTTGTGCCTACTTCGTGGTGTTTACCGGCGTTTCCGGTCAAACCCCCGGAAAAAAGTTGATGAAGATACAGGTCCGGATGGAAAACGGGCAACCTGCGAACCTGCGGGCGGCGGCAATCCGTTCCATTCCCGGCTACCTGCTGTCCACCGTCACTTTGGGGCTTGGATTTCTGCTGGCCCTGACGGACCCGCGTCAACAGGCTCTGCATGACAGGATTGCGGAAACGCGGGTCTTTATTGTTTGA
- a CDS encoding Lcl C-terminal domain-containing protein — protein MSDEDMKKQIEEDEDTENLSDDFLEDLQDEDFDVDWIGEEDWDEIESEEDDEEIPLGPQFVDNGNETVSDAHNNLMWKKSDSFAEYGYGINWFEANDYIEELNEKKFAGFDDWRLCSFEEAKRMFSFTVSNSDKDGAEIHIDPLFAQGGGHNTWTYEEKPDYQQYAMIFSYVTGNEKWERKDNEYCHVRAVRDEVKEEWEPTWRKDTKKFDG, from the coding sequence GTGTCTGACGAAGATATGAAAAAACAAATCGAAGAAGACGAAGACACTGAAAACCTTTCCGACGATTTCCTTGAGGATCTCCAGGACGAAGACTTCGACGTCGATTGGATTGGCGAAGAAGACTGGGATGAAATTGAAAGTGAGGAAGATGACGAGGAAATTCCGCTCGGTCCCCAGTTTGTGGACAACGGAAACGAGACCGTGAGTGACGCCCACAACAATCTCATGTGGAAGAAAAGCGATTCTTTCGCGGAATACGGTTACGGAATCAACTGGTTTGAAGCCAACGACTACATTGAAGAATTGAACGAGAAAAAGTTCGCCGGCTTCGATGACTGGCGTCTCTGCAGTTTTGAGGAGGCCAAGCGAATGTTTTCCTTCACCGTTTCCAATTCGGACAAAGACGGTGCGGAAATACACATTGACCCTCTGTTTGCACAAGGGGGTGGACACAACACATGGACCTACGAGGAAAAACCGGATTACCAGCAGTACGCCATGATCTTCAGCTACGTGACCGGAAATGAAAAATGGGAACGCAAGGACAATGAATATTGCCACGTGCGTGCGGTTCGCGATGAAGTCAAGGAGGAGTGGGAGCCCACCTGGCGAAAGGATACCAAGAAATTCGATGGCTGA
- a CDS encoding Lcl C-terminal domain-containing protein, translating to MSEASAAPQNTQNNSRFVENDDDTIIDMKRRLIWCRQDSWQLTDKWLSWVQARDYAQELNKKAHGGYKDWRMPTTDEVRSLFDKSQENTDHMGQKAFLVKLFPPGFGFLCWTKETRTKTQAVRFNFRKGGITFDDVYRTSRGATRYCRDIPKSEL from the coding sequence ATGAGCGAAGCATCCGCCGCCCCCCAGAATACGCAGAACAATTCGCGTTTCGTCGAAAACGACGATGATACCATCATTGACATGAAACGCAGGTTGATCTGGTGCCGCCAGGACAGTTGGCAGTTGACGGACAAGTGGTTGAGCTGGGTGCAGGCAAGGGATTATGCCCAGGAGCTCAACAAAAAGGCTCACGGGGGTTACAAAGACTGGCGCATGCCGACTACAGACGAGGTCCGAAGCCTGTTCGACAAGTCGCAGGAAAACACGGACCACATGGGGCAAAAAGCGTTTCTGGTAAAATTGTTTCCTCCGGGCTTCGGTTTTTTGTGCTGGACCAAGGAAACACGGACAAAAACCCAGGCCGTTCGATTCAATTTCCGCAAGGGCGGCATCACGTTTGACGATGTGTACCGCACTTCCCGCGGTGCTACGCGTTATTGCAGGGATATCCCCAAATCCGAACTGTGA
- a CDS encoding peptidylprolyl isomerase translates to MSAKEKKVKKVQARHILVATKEEAEDLKKRIDEGEEFVKLAEQYSQCPSKKRGGDLGWFGKGAMVRPFEVAAFSAEEGDIVGPVKTEFGWHLIYVYEIKDDVNPDDGPPTGDEDADDKTLLLVAENYAHEFMMLGYSSKKVFSLFTSPHFKSANAVYNILGEEEILKVIANVYGQKYEPPEKKESSPSGEGEAGGDKQE, encoded by the coding sequence ATGAGTGCCAAGGAAAAGAAGGTCAAAAAAGTTCAGGCGCGGCACATCCTGGTGGCCACAAAGGAAGAGGCCGAGGATCTGAAAAAAAGAATCGACGAAGGCGAGGAATTCGTCAAGCTGGCGGAGCAGTACAGCCAGTGCCCGTCCAAAAAACGCGGCGGCGACCTGGGCTGGTTCGGCAAGGGTGCCATGGTCCGCCCCTTCGAGGTGGCCGCCTTCAGTGCTGAAGAAGGCGACATCGTCGGCCCCGTCAAAACCGAGTTCGGCTGGCATTTGATTTATGTTTACGAGATCAAGGACGACGTCAACCCGGACGACGGTCCTCCCACCGGGGACGAAGACGCGGACGACAAAACCCTGCTTCTGGTTGCGGAAAACTATGCGCACGAGTTCATGATGCTGGGTTATTCGAGCAAGAAGGTATTCAGCCTGTTCACCAGCCCGCACTTCAAGTCCGCCAATGCGGTTTATAACATTCTCGGTGAAGAGGAAATTTTGAAAGTGATCGCCAACGTGTACGGACAGAAATACGAGCCACCGGAGAAGAAGGAATCATCGCCTTCCGGTGAGGGGGAAGCGGGGGGCGACAAGCAGGAGTGA
- a CDS encoding Lcl C-terminal domain-containing protein: protein MAEEEASRKAEDKEELKPALREDGGEQLEVSEDEGPKRFVAMGPHVVQDTVTGLYWMKKDSWQDRGKYYNWHESREYADLKNIRKIGGFTDWRLPTMDEVATLYDPELSNTAKGGATIHIDPVFPEGSFKLHWTMSDTSTRRPRFDYTEGKIFHVDEYAFGAVRLVRKEPINRGDSRRARPNNPRR from the coding sequence ATGGCAGAAGAGGAAGCGAGCAGGAAAGCGGAAGACAAAGAGGAATTGAAGCCCGCTCTCCGTGAAGATGGCGGGGAACAGCTCGAGGTTTCTGAGGACGAGGGTCCTAAACGGTTTGTAGCCATGGGACCGCACGTGGTGCAGGATACGGTGACGGGCCTTTATTGGATGAAAAAAGATTCCTGGCAGGACCGTGGCAAGTATTACAACTGGCATGAAAGCCGGGAGTACGCGGACCTCAAGAACATCCGCAAGATCGGAGGGTTCACGGACTGGCGCCTGCCCACCATGGACGAGGTGGCCACCCTGTACGATCCCGAACTCTCCAATACCGCCAAAGGGGGAGCCACCATCCACATCGACCCCGTGTTTCCGGAGGGGTCCTTCAAGCTTCACTGGACCATGTCGGACACATCCACGCGCCGTCCGCGTTTTGATTATACGGAAGGCAAGATCTTCCATGTGGATGAATATGCGTTCGGTGCGGTGCGGCTGGTTCGCAAGGAACCGATCAACCGGGGCGACAGCCGTCGTGCCCGGCCCAACAACCCGAGGCGTTAA
- the serA gene encoding phosphoglycerate dehydrogenase: MKILVSDNLSSLGVDILKKEDGFEVDVNTGLSKEELIKIIPNYDGLVVRSATKVTADVIEAASNLRVIGRAGVGVDNIDLDAAGKKGIIVMNAPDGNMITTAEHAMALMMSMSRNIPQAANSLKQEKKWSPKTFMGVELYGKTLGIVGMGRIGSVVAERAKGFAMKVIAYDPFVNKEHAEKIGVELVELKELLQRADFLSLHTPKIDGKYLLGKEEFNIVKPGLRIINCARGGLIDEAALVQAIKDGKVAQAALDVYSQEPLPADSPLLEVNEIICTPHLGASTEEAQDKVAIAICDQIIDYLKYGSIRNAVNMPSIDEETLRKIKPFLELGEDLGKIASQLAAGPVTQVKVQYNGEVAETDVKPITISVLKGLLERAIDGINMVNAPFLAKERNIEVQEMKTNEIKDYTSTIQVHVTTKEGTREITGSIFGKGDPRIVKIDDYYFEAVISKHMLILSNKDVPGVIGNLGNALGKHNINIAGFHLGRIGENGNAVSVINIDSPPTSEALRELRETSNVLEVYSVVI; encoded by the coding sequence ATGAAAATTCTTGTCAGTGACAACCTCTCTTCTCTGGGGGTTGATATTCTAAAAAAAGAAGACGGCTTTGAAGTGGATGTCAACACGGGACTGTCCAAGGAAGAGCTGATCAAAATCATCCCGAACTACGACGGCCTGGTGGTGCGGAGCGCCACCAAGGTGACCGCGGATGTCATTGAAGCCGCCAGCAACTTGCGGGTCATCGGCCGCGCCGGGGTCGGCGTGGACAACATCGACCTGGATGCCGCAGGCAAAAAAGGCATCATTGTCATGAACGCGCCGGACGGCAACATGATCACCACCGCCGAGCACGCCATGGCGCTGATGATGAGCATGTCCCGCAACATTCCACAGGCGGCCAACTCGCTCAAGCAGGAAAAGAAATGGTCTCCAAAAACGTTCATGGGCGTCGAGCTTTATGGCAAAACGCTGGGCATCGTCGGCATGGGCCGCATCGGCTCCGTGGTGGCGGAGCGCGCCAAGGGCTTTGCCATGAAGGTCATCGCCTACGATCCGTTCGTCAACAAGGAACATGCGGAAAAAATCGGGGTCGAACTGGTGGAACTCAAAGAGCTTCTGCAACGTGCGGACTTCCTCAGCCTGCACACGCCGAAGATCGACGGCAAGTACCTTCTGGGCAAAGAAGAGTTCAACATCGTCAAACCGGGCCTGCGCATCATCAACTGCGCGCGCGGCGGGTTGATCGACGAGGCCGCGCTGGTGCAGGCCATCAAGGACGGCAAGGTGGCGCAGGCGGCGCTGGATGTGTACTCGCAGGAACCCCTGCCAGCGGACAGTCCCCTTTTGGAGGTGAACGAAATCATATGCACGCCACACCTGGGGGCTTCGACCGAAGAGGCGCAGGACAAGGTCGCTATCGCCATCTGCGACCAGATCATCGACTACCTGAAATACGGAAGCATCCGCAATGCGGTCAACATGCCTTCCATCGATGAAGAGACTCTCCGCAAGATCAAACCGTTTCTGGAGCTGGGCGAGGACCTGGGCAAGATCGCGTCTCAGTTAGCGGCAGGACCCGTCACGCAGGTCAAGGTCCAGTACAACGGCGAAGTCGCGGAAACGGACGTCAAACCGATCACCATCTCGGTGTTGAAAGGTCTGCTGGAACGTGCGATCGACGGCATCAACATGGTCAACGCCCCTTTCCTGGCGAAAGAGCGGAACATCGAAGTACAGGAAATGAAAACCAACGAGATCAAGGACTACACCAGCACGATCCAGGTGCACGTCACCACCAAGGAGGGCACACGCGAAATCACGGGAAGTATTTTCGGCAAGGGCGATCCGCGCATCGTCAAGATCGACGACTACTATTTCGAGGCAGTGATTTCCAAGCACATGTTGATCCTGAGCAACAAGGACGTCCCAGGGGTCATCGGCAACCTGGGCAACGCCCTCGGCAAGCACAATATCAACATCGCCGGGTTCCATCTCGGCCGCATCGGCGAAAACGGCAATGCGGTCTCCGTGATCAACATTGACAGCCCACCGACCAGCGAGGCCCTGCGTGAATTGCGGGAAACCTCCAACGTGCTGGAAGTGTATTCGGTGGTGATCTAG
- the uxx1 gene encoding UXX-star selenoprotein family 1 encodes MSSHYMIFGKDDCPYTQKARTDFKKQCKPFIYVNVDNNPHGLEKMLEYSEGQYIVPVIVDVDKGDVVIGYTD; translated from the coding sequence ATGAGCAGTCATTACATGATTTTCGGCAAGGACGATTGTCCTTATACCCAAAAGGCCCGGACGGATTTCAAGAAACAATGCAAGCCGTTCATTTATGTCAATGTGGACAACAATCCGCACGGCCTGGAAAAGATGCTTGAGTATTCGGAAGGGCAGTACATCGTTCCGGTGATAGTGGATGTGGATAAAGGCGACGTGGTCATCGGGTACACCGATTGA
- a CDS encoding Lcl C-terminal domain-containing protein, with amino-acid sequence MAETKTKVRFVDNGDGTVTDTRKNRMWLKDDSWVEKGHLISWWQSQEFLTEKNEQKFAGYNDWRIPNAHEAKELFDPELSNTDMEGCEVHIDPVFTSGCGYTTWTTETRGAKAAMGYDFRADYEYWLAKENIGFPSAVRLVRLVGDANQMSDEDRFVDNGNGTVTDLDMKVIWKKDDSYLDLDKWVSWDEAKTFVLELNKEEFAGHTHWRLPTRKEAQSIHRPNNPVTDTYGDTIYIPSVFSPGAGQTTWTKTLHKTDPSVAIRFNYFSGDYKFHKKGLRSHGVRPVCDLKEEDQ; translated from the coding sequence ATGGCCGAAACCAAAACCAAAGTGAGATTCGTGGACAATGGCGACGGCACTGTCACCGACACCCGCAAAAACCGCATGTGGCTCAAGGACGACTCCTGGGTCGAAAAAGGGCACCTTATTTCCTGGTGGCAGAGCCAGGAATTCCTGACGGAAAAAAACGAACAGAAATTCGCCGGCTACAATGACTGGCGCATCCCCAACGCTCACGAAGCAAAAGAGCTGTTTGACCCGGAGCTCAGCAATACGGATATGGAAGGGTGCGAAGTGCACATCGACCCGGTCTTCACCTCCGGCTGTGGTTACACCACATGGACAACGGAAACCCGCGGGGCCAAAGCGGCAATGGGGTACGACTTCCGGGCCGATTATGAGTACTGGCTGGCAAAGGAAAACATCGGGTTTCCCAGTGCGGTCCGACTGGTGCGTCTGGTTGGGGACGCCAATCAGATGTCGGACGAGGACCGTTTTGTGGACAACGGCAACGGCACCGTCACCGATCTGGACATGAAGGTCATCTGGAAAAAGGACGACTCGTATCTGGACCTGGACAAATGGGTCAGTTGGGACGAGGCCAAGACCTTCGTTCTGGAATTGAACAAGGAGGAATTCGCCGGCCATACCCACTGGCGCCTGCCCACACGAAAGGAAGCCCAAAGCATACACAGGCCGAATAACCCGGTCACGGACACTTACGGCGATACCATCTACATACCATCCGTTTTTTCTCCCGGGGCGGGCCAAACCACTTGGACCAAGACCCTGCACAAAACGGACCCCTCGGTAGCCATTCGCTTCAATTATTTCAGCGGGGACTACAAGTTCCATAAAAAAGGGTTGCGCAGTCACGGTGTCCGCCCGGTCTGTGACCTGAAAGAGGAAGACCAGTAA
- a CDS encoding Lcl C-terminal domain-containing protein: MVEGRFVDNGDGTVTDTHSRLMWMQKDSYLEFKDNITYAKAKKYLKRRNEEAFAGHSDWRLPSKDEAHSLYLREKEASILDRYEMLIYIDPVFTEGCGFNTWTSNTMGSINAYVFSFASGTGGHTDVDDILHTSVRLVRGTMDPEFKKKLGKIPPRKGLYTSEQR; this comes from the coding sequence ATGGTTGAAGGACGTTTCGTGGACAATGGCGATGGCACTGTCACCGACACGCATTCCAGGTTGATGTGGATGCAAAAGGATTCCTACCTGGAATTCAAAGACAATATCACCTACGCCAAAGCCAAAAAATACCTCAAAAGGAGGAACGAAGAGGCCTTTGCCGGCCATTCCGACTGGCGCCTTCCCAGCAAGGACGAGGCTCACAGCCTGTATTTGAGAGAAAAGGAGGCCTCCATTCTGGACCGGTATGAGATGCTGATCTACATCGACCCGGTATTCACCGAAGGGTGCGGCTTCAATACATGGACCTCCAATACGATGGGAAGCATCAACGCCTATGTGTTCTCCTTTGCCAGTGGCACCGGGGGGCATACCGACGTGGACGACATTCTTCATACCAGTGTCCGACTGGTCCGTGGGACCATGGACCCGGAGTTCAAAAAGAAACTGGGAAAAATCCCACCCCGAAAAGGACTCTACACTTCCGAACAACGCTGA